A window of the Streptococcus sp. 116-D4 genome harbors these coding sequences:
- a CDS encoding ribose-phosphate diphosphokinase, with protein MSFSDLKLFALSSNQELAERVAQEIGIELGKSSVRQFSDGEIQVNIEESIRGKHVFILQSTSSPVNDNLLEILIMVDALKRASAESVNVVMPYYGYARQDRKARAREPITSKLVANMLEVAGVDRLLTIDLHAAQIQGFFDIPVDHLMGAPLIADYFERRGMVGSDYVVVSPDHGGVTRARKLAEFLKTPIAIIDKRRSVDKMNTSEVMNIIGKVEGKTCILIDDMIDTAGTICHAADALAEAGAVEVYASCTHPVLSGPAMDNIQKSAIKKLVVLDTIYLPEERLIDKIEQISIAHLLGDAIIRIHEKRPLSPLFGIEKKI; from the coding sequence ATGTCTTTTTCTGATTTAAAGCTGTTTGCCCTTTCTTCTAATCAAGAATTGGCAGAGCGTGTGGCGCAGGAGATTGGGATAGAGTTGGGGAAATCAAGTGTTCGCCAATTTTCAGATGGAGAGATTCAGGTCAACATCGAAGAATCAATCCGTGGGAAACACGTCTTTATCCTACAATCAACTAGTTCGCCTGTAAATGACAATCTGCTTGAAATTTTGATTATGGTAGATGCTTTGAAGCGTGCGAGTGCAGAATCTGTCAATGTTGTCATGCCTTACTATGGGTATGCACGTCAGGATAGAAAGGCGAGAGCGCGTGAGCCAATCACTTCAAAACTTGTCGCAAATATGCTTGAAGTAGCTGGAGTGGATCGCTTATTGACCATCGACTTGCATGCTGCGCAGATTCAAGGATTCTTTGATATTCCTGTGGATCATTTGATGGGGGCTCCTCTGATTGCGGATTATTTTGAGCGTCGTGGCATGGTTGGTTCTGACTATGTGGTTGTCAGCCCAGACCATGGAGGGGTAACTCGTGCCCGTAAGTTGGCAGAATTTTTGAAAACACCTATCGCTATCATTGACAAACGTCGTAGCGTTGATAAGATGAATACTAGTGAAGTTATGAACATCATCGGTAAGGTTGAAGGTAAGACTTGTATCTTGATTGATGATATGATTGATACTGCTGGAACGATTTGTCATGCGGCAGATGCCCTTGCAGAAGCTGGTGCTGTTGAAGTCTATGCAAGTTGTACGCACCCAGTTCTTTCTGGCCCTGCTATGGACAATATCCAAAAATCAGCTATCAAGAAATTGGTTGTTTTGGATACCATCTATCTGCCAGAAGAGCGTTTGATTGATAAGATTGAGCAGATTTCGATCGCTCATCTCCTAGGGGATGCTATCATACGTATCCATGAAAAACGTCCACTTTCTCCACTTTTCGGTATTGAGAAAAAGATTTAA
- the tadA gene encoding tRNA adenosine(34) deaminase TadA, with amino-acid sequence MNYTVEEKEDFMREALREAEIALEHDEIPIGCVIVKDGEIIGRGHNAREELQRAVMHAEIMAIEDANLSEKSWRLLDCTLFVTIEPCVMCSGAIGLSRIPNVVYGAKNQKFGAAGSLYDILTDERLNHRVEVETGILEDECAAIMQDFFRNRRKK; translated from the coding sequence ATGAATTATACAGTTGAAGAAAAAGAAGACTTTATGAGGGAAGCTTTGAGAGAGGCTGAGATTGCTCTTGAACACGATGAAATTCCAATTGGTTGTGTGATTGTTAAGGACGGAGAAATCATTGGTCGTGGGCATAATGCGCGTGAGGAGTTGCAACGAGCGGTTATGCATGCGGAGATTATGGCCATAGAGGATGCGAACCTGAGTGAGAAGAGCTGGCGCTTGCTGGATTGCACGCTTTTTGTGACCATTGAGCCGTGTGTCATGTGTAGTGGTGCGATTGGACTCTCCCGTATTCCAAACGTGGTCTATGGGGCTAAAAACCAGAAATTTGGCGCTGCTGGGAGTTTGTATGATATCTTGACAGATGAGCGTCTCAATCATCGTGTGGAGGTTGAAACGGGAATTTTGGAAGATGAATGCGCAGCTATTATGCAGGACTTTTTTAGAAATAGACGGAAAAAATAA
- the ftsH gene encoding ATP-dependent zinc metalloprotease FtsH translates to MKKQNNGLIKNPFLWLLLIFFLVTSYQYFSTGSVAGKSEQINYTELVKEITDDNVKELTYQPNGSVIEVSGVYKNPKTSKEETGIQFFSPSATTVEKFSSIILPSDTTVSELQKLASDHKAEVTIKHESSSGMWINILVSIVPFGILFFFLFSMMGNMGGNNSRNPMSFGRSKAKAANKEDIKVRFSDVAGAEEEKQELVEVVEFLKDPKRFTKLGARIPAGVLLEGPPGTGKTLLAKAVAGEAGVPFFSISGSDFVEMFVGVGASRVRSLFEDAKKAAPAIIFIDEIDAVGRQRGVGLGGGNDEREQTLNQLLIEMDGFEGNEGIIVIAATNRSDVLDPALLRPGRFDRKVLVGRPDVKGREAILKVHAKNKPLAEDVDLKLVAQQTPGFVGADLENVLNEAALVAARRNKSIIDASDIDEAEDRVIAGPSKKDKTVSQKERELVAYHEAGHTIVGLVLSNARVVHKVTIVPRGRAGGYMIALPKEDQMLLSKEDMKEQLAGLMGGRVAEEIIFNVQTTGASNDFEQATQMARAMVTEYGMSEKLGPVQYEGNHAMFGAQTPQKSISEQTAYEIDEEVRSLLNQARNKAAEIIQSNRETHKLIAEALLKYETLDSTQIKALYETGKMPEAVEEESHALSYDEVRSKMNDEK, encoded by the coding sequence ATGAAAAAACAAAATAATGGTTTAATTAAAAATCCTTTTCTATGGTTATTACTTATTTTTTTCCTAGTTACAAGTTACCAGTATTTTAGTACAGGTAGTGTTGCAGGAAAAAGTGAGCAAATTAATTATACAGAATTGGTAAAAGAAATTACCGATGACAACGTAAAAGAATTAACCTACCAACCAAATGGCAGTGTTATCGAAGTTTCGGGTGTTTATAAAAATCCTAAAACAAGTAAAGAAGAAACAGGCATTCAGTTCTTCTCTCCTTCTGCTACAACAGTAGAGAAATTTTCAAGCATTATTCTTCCTTCAGACACGACAGTATCTGAATTGCAAAAGCTTGCTTCTGATCATAAAGCGGAAGTAACTATTAAGCATGAAAGTTCAAGTGGTATGTGGATTAATATTCTTGTATCCATTGTGCCATTCGGTATTCTTTTCTTCTTTCTATTTTCTATGATGGGAAATATGGGAGGAAATAATAGCCGTAACCCGATGAGTTTTGGACGTAGTAAGGCTAAAGCTGCAAATAAAGAAGATATTAAAGTAAGATTTTCAGATGTTGCTGGAGCTGAGGAAGAAAAACAAGAACTAGTTGAAGTTGTTGAGTTCTTAAAAGATCCAAAACGATTTACAAAACTTGGAGCCCGTATTCCAGCAGGTGTTCTTTTGGAGGGACCTCCGGGGACAGGTAAGACCTTACTTGCTAAGGCAGTTGCTGGAGAAGCAGGTGTTCCATTCTTTAGTATCTCAGGTTCTGACTTTGTAGAAATGTTTGTCGGAGTTGGAGCTAGTCGTGTTCGTTCTCTTTTTGAAGATGCCAAAAAAGCAGCACCAGCTATCATCTTTATCGATGAAATTGATGCTGTCGGACGTCAACGTGGAGTTGGTCTAGGCGGAGGTAATGACGAACGTGAACAAACATTGAACCAACTCTTGATTGAGATGGATGGTTTTGAGGGAAATGAAGGGATTATCGTCATTGCTGCGACAAACCGTTCAGATGTACTAGACCCTGCCCTTTTACGTCCAGGACGTTTTGATAGAAAAGTATTGGTTGGTCGCCCTGATGTTAAAGGTCGTGAAGCAATCTTGAAAGTTCATGCTAAGAACAAGCCTTTAGCAGAAGATGTTGATTTGAAATTAGTGGCTCAACAAACTCCAGGCTTTGTTGGTGCTGATTTAGAGAATGTATTGAATGAAGCGGCTTTAGTTGCTGCTCGTCGCAATAAATCGATAATTGATGCCTCAGATATTGACGAAGCAGAAGATAGAGTTATTGCTGGACCTTCTAAGAAAGATAAGACAGTTTCACAAAAAGAACGTGAATTGGTTGCCTACCATGAGGCAGGACATACCATTGTTGGTCTAGTCTTGTCGAATGCCCGCGTTGTCCATAAGGTTACAATTGTACCACGTGGCCGTGCAGGTGGATATATGATTGCACTTCCTAAAGAGGATCAAATGCTTCTATCTAAAGAAGATATGAAAGAGCAATTGGCTGGCTTAATGGGGGGACGTGTAGCTGAAGAGATTATCTTTAACGTCCAAACAACTGGAGCATCTAATGACTTTGAACAAGCTACTCAGATGGCGCGTGCAATGGTTACAGAGTATGGTATGAGTGAAAAACTTGGTCCAGTACAATATGAAGGAAATCATGCCATGTTTGGTGCACAAACCCCTCAAAAATCAATTTCAGAACAAACAGCTTATGAAATTGACGAAGAAGTTCGTTCATTGTTGAATCAAGCACGAAACAAAGCTGCTGAAATCATCCAATCAAATCGTGAAACCCACAAGTTGATTGCAGAAGCATTATTGAAATACGAAACACTGGATAGTACACAAATAAAAGCTCTTTACGAAACAGGAAAGATGCCTGAAGCAGTAGAAGAGGAATCTCATGCACTATCCTATGATGAAGTAAGGTCAAAAATGAATGACGAAAAATAA
- a CDS encoding sigma-70 family RNA polymerase sigma factor encodes MFKELYKEVQGIVYKCRNEYYLHLWELSDWDQEGMICLHELISREEELTEDIPRLRKYFKTKFRNRILDYIRKQESQKRRYDKEPYEEVGEISHRISEDGLWLDDYYLFHETLRDYRSKQNKEKQEELERILRNERFRGRQRVLRDLRIVFKDFDIRTH; translated from the coding sequence ATGTTTAAAGAATTGTATAAAGAAGTCCAGGGAATTGTGTATAAGTGTAGAAATGAGTATTACCTTCATTTATGGGAGTTATCGGATTGGGATCAAGAAGGTATGATTTGCTTGCATGAATTGATTAGTAGAGAAGAAGAGCTGACAGAAGATATCCCTCGATTAAGGAAGTACTTCAAAACTAAGTTCCGAAATCGTATTTTAGATTATATCCGTAAGCAGGAAAGTCAAAAACGAAGATATGATAAAGAACCGTATGAAGAAGTTGGTGAGATCAGTCATCGTATCAGTGAGGATGGCCTCTGGCTAGATGACTATTATCTCTTTCATGAAACACTAAGAGATTATAGAAGTAAACAAAATAAAGAGAAACAAGAAGAGTTAGAACGCATCCTCAGGAATGAACGCTTTCGGGGCCGTCAAAGGGTCCTAAGAGACTTACGAATTGTGTTTAAAGATTTTGACATCCGTACCCACTAG
- a CDS encoding beta-class carbonic anhydrase, translated as MSYFEQFMQANQAYVALHGQLNLPLKPKTRVAIVTCMDSRLHVAQALGLALGDAHILRNAGGRVTEDMIRSLVISQQQMGTREIVVLHHTDCGAQTFENGPFQEYLKEELGVDVSDQDFLPFQNIEESVREDMQLLIESPLIPDDVIISGAIYDVDTGNMTVVEL; from the coding sequence GTGTCGTATTTTGAACAGTTTATGCAAGCCAATCAGGCTTATGTTGCCCTACATGGGCAATTAAATCTGCCACTTAAACCTAAAACTAGAGTAGCCATTGTGACCTGTATGGACTCACGTTTGCACGTTGCACAAGCTCTGGGCTTGGCACTTGGGGATGCTCATATCTTGCGAAATGCAGGTGGTCGAGTGACTGAGGACATGATTCGTTCGCTAGTTATTTCCCAGCAACAAATGGGGACAAGAGAGATTGTGGTATTGCACCATACAGACTGTGGTGCTCAGACTTTTGAAAATGGCCCTTTTCAGGAGTATTTAAAAGAGGAACTAGGTGTTGATGTGTCAGACCAGGACTTTTTGCCTTTCCAAAATATAGAGGAGAGTGTACGCGAGGACATGCAACTCCTTATCGAGTCCCCCCTAATACCAGATGATGTCATTATCTCTGGTGCTATTTACGATGTAGATACAGGAAATATGACAGTCGTAGAATTATAA
- a CDS encoding PrsW family intramembrane metalloprotease — translation MKKNSILFIFILLLCIGLQYETIYYTDGSMSGAEYRLMGVSIFLALFYMIPALYFLFRFGKKWELPKKALILSLLGGMFLSGWLSSFANTYIHDLLGVLFPDSAFLNTFESAIVAPLVEEPLKLLPLIFVLALIPVRKLKSLFLLGIASGLGFQMIEDIGYIRTDLPEGFDFTISRILERIISGIASHWTFSGLAVVGVYLLYRAYYKGQKVGKKEGLIFLGLALGTHFLFNSPFVELETELPLAIPVVTAITLYGFYQAYRFVEKHNELMN, via the coding sequence ATGAAAAAAAATAGTATTTTATTTATTTTTATCTTATTGCTATGTATTGGTTTACAGTATGAAACCATCTACTATACGGACGGTTCGATGTCAGGTGCGGAATATAGACTAATGGGAGTTTCTATCTTTCTAGCTCTTTTTTACATGATTCCGGCTCTTTATTTCCTTTTCCGTTTTGGAAAAAAGTGGGAATTGCCAAAGAAGGCCTTGATCTTGTCTCTATTGGGTGGAATGTTCCTTTCAGGCTGGTTGTCTAGCTTTGCGAATACCTATATCCATGATTTACTGGGTGTTCTTTTCCCAGATAGTGCATTTTTAAATACCTTTGAAAGTGCGATTGTGGCTCCTTTGGTAGAAGAACCCTTGAAATTGTTGCCACTTATCTTTGTTTTAGCTTTGATTCCTGTGCGAAAATTAAAATCTTTGTTTTTATTAGGGATTGCTTCTGGTTTGGGATTTCAAATGATTGAGGATATTGGCTATATTCGTACGGATTTGCCAGAGGGATTTGACTTTACTATTTCAAGAATTTTAGAGCGTATCATCTCAGGAATTGCCTCTCATTGGACTTTTTCAGGTCTGGCTGTAGTAGGTGTTTACTTGCTTTACAGAGCCTATTATAAAGGGCAGAAGGTTGGTAAGAAAGAGGGGCTTATTTTCCTAGGTTTAGCCTTAGGAACTCACTTCTTGTTTAACTCTCCTTTTGTTGAATTAGAGACAGAGTTGCCTTTAGCGATTCCAGTGGTTACGGCTATTACTCTTTATGGTTTTTATCAGGCTTATCGCTTTGTTGAGAAGCACAATGAGTTGATGAACTAG
- the comW gene encoding sigma(X)-activator ComW: protein MLQSIYNQMTDFYNSIEEEYGTFFGDHFDWEHVHFKFLIYYLFRYSIGNHRDFIVYHYRVAYRLYLEKLIMKQGFVAC from the coding sequence ATGCTACAAAGTATTTATAATCAGATGACAGATTTCTATAACAGTATTGAAGAAGAGTATGGTACGTTCTTCGGAGATCATTTTGACTGGGAACATGTTCATTTTAAATTTTTGATTTATTATCTTTTCCGATATAGCATTGGAAATCATCGGGATTTTATTGTTTATCATTATCGTGTTGCTTATCGTTTGTATCTTGAAAAATTGATAATGAAACAAGGTTTTGTTGCTTGTTGA
- a CDS encoding dUTP diphosphatase, giving the protein MKIRGFELVSSFTDENLLPKRETAHAAGYDLKVAVRTVIAPGEIVLVPTGVKAYMQPTEVLYLYDRSSNPRKKGLVLINSVGIIDGDYYGNPGNEGHIFAQMKNITDQEVVLEVGERVVQAVFAPFLIADGDAADGVRTGGFGSTGH; this is encoded by the coding sequence ATGAAAATTCGTGGTTTTGAATTGGTTTCTAGTTTTACAGATGAAAATTTATTGCCCAAGCGTGAGACAGCTCATGCGGCTGGTTACGACTTAAAGGTTGCTGTGCGTACGGTTATTGCGCCAGGAGAGATTGTCTTGGTTCCGACAGGAGTTAAGGCTTATATGCAACCGACTGAGGTTCTTTACCTCTATGATCGCTCTTCAAACCCTCGTAAAAAGGGCTTGGTTTTAATTAATTCAGTTGGGATCATTGATGGGGATTATTATGGAAATCCCGGGAATGAAGGGCATATTTTTGCTCAGATGAAGAATATTACAGATCAAGAGGTTGTTCTTGAAGTTGGGGAACGTGTGGTTCAGGCTGTCTTTGCACCTTTCTTAATTGCAGATGGAGATGCAGCTGACGGCGTGCGGACTGGTGGATTTGGATCGACTGGGCACTAG
- a CDS encoding adenylosuccinate synthase: MTSVVVVGTQWGDEGKGKITDFLSANAEVIARYQGGDNAGHTIVIDGKKFKLHLIPSGIFFPEKISVIGNGMVVNPKSLVKELSYLHEEGVTTDNLRISDRAHVILPYHIELDRLQEEAKGDNKIGTTIKGIGPAYMDKAARVGIRIADLLDKDIFRERLERNLAEKNRLFEKLYDSKAIDFDDIFEEYYEYGQQIKKYVTDTSVILNDALDNGKRVLFEGAQGVMLDIDQGTYPFVTSSNPVAGGVTIGSGVGPSKIDKVVGVCKAYTSRVGDGPFPTELFDEVGERIREVGHEYGTTTGRPRRVGWFDSVVMRHSRRVSGITNLSLNSIDVLSGLDTVKICVAYDLDGQRIDYYPASLEQLKRCKPIYEELPGWSEDITGVRNLEDLPENARNYVRRVSELVGVRISTFSVGPGREQTNILESVWS, from the coding sequence ATGACTTCAGTTGTTGTTGTAGGTACCCAATGGGGTGATGAAGGTAAAGGGAAGATTACTGACTTCCTTTCAGCGAATGCAGAAGTGATTGCACGTTACCAAGGTGGTGATAATGCAGGTCACACGATTGTGATTGATGGTAAGAAATTTAAGTTGCACTTGATTCCATCTGGGATTTTCTTCCCTGAAAAAATCTCTGTTATTGGGAATGGTATGGTTGTAAATCCTAAATCTCTTGTGAAAGAGTTGAGCTATCTTCATGAGGAAGGTGTTACAACTGATAACTTGCGTATTTCTGATCGTGCGCATGTTATTTTGCCTTATCATATCGAGTTGGATCGCTTGCAAGAAGAAGCTAAGGGCGACAATAAGATTGGTACTACAATTAAGGGAATTGGTCCAGCTTATATGGACAAGGCTGCTCGTGTTGGGATTCGTATCGCAGATCTTTTGGATAAAGATATTTTCCGTGAACGTTTAGAACGTAACCTTGCTGAAAAGAATCGTCTTTTTGAAAAATTGTATGACAGTAAAGCGATTGATTTCGATGATATTTTTGAAGAGTATTACGAATATGGTCAACAAATCAAGAAGTATGTGACAGATACATCTGTCATTTTGAACGATGCGCTTGATAACGGTAAACGTGTGCTTTTTGAAGGTGCACAAGGAGTTATGCTAGATATCGACCAAGGTACATATCCATTTGTTACGTCATCAAACCCTGTGGCTGGTGGTGTGACAATTGGTTCAGGTGTTGGTCCAAGCAAGATTGACAAGGTTGTAGGTGTATGTAAAGCTTACACAAGTCGTGTAGGAGACGGTCCATTCCCAACTGAGTTGTTTGATGAAGTGGGAGAACGCATCCGTGAAGTAGGTCATGAGTATGGTACAACTACAGGTCGTCCACGTCGTGTGGGTTGGTTTGACTCAGTTGTGATGCGTCACAGTCGTCGTGTTTCTGGTATCACTAACCTTTCACTGAACTCTATCGATGTTTTGAGCGGTTTGGATACTGTGAAAATCTGTGTGGCTTACGATCTTGATGGTCAACGTATCGACTACTATCCAGCTAGTCTTGAGCAATTGAAACGTTGCAAGCCTATCTATGAAGAGTTGCCAGGTTGGTCAGAAGATATTACTGGAGTTCGTAATTTGGAAGATCTTCCTGAGAATGCGCGTAACTATGTTCGTCGTGTGAGTGAATTGGTTGGCGTTCGTATTTCTACTTTCTCAGTAGGTCCTGGTCGTGAACAAACAAATATTTTAGAAAGTGTTTGGTCCTAA
- a CDS encoding Rpn family recombination-promoting nuclease/putative transposase: protein MILRHPGISPTNDLVAKKIFSNPEITCQFIRDMLDLPAKNVTILEGSNIHVLPSLPYSAQDFYTSIDVLAELENETQVIIEIQVHHQNFFINRLWAYLCSQVNQNLEKIRQQEGNTHQSYKHIAPVYAIAIVDSNYFSDDLAFHSFSMREDSTGEVLTITNNGQENHLVKMAFLELKKYRETSKDKVRKPWLEFFGNKPFTQQPERAISQADQLLDYKSWSEEDRKMFSQLRMREEQALLAQDYALEQAEEKGLERGLERGRAEGIEQGLERGKVEGSLSMLLNLVRQGLLTPEVASQQLGMTVAEFEALLKDHHK from the coding sequence ATGATTCTAAGACATCCAGGCATCAGCCCAACCAATGATTTGGTTGCTAAGAAAATTTTTAGCAATCCAGAAATCACTTGTCAATTTATTCGTGATATGCTGGATTTGCCAGCAAAAAATGTGACGATTTTGGAGGGAAGCAATATTCACGTATTGCCTTCCCTGCCTTACTCGGCCCAAGATTTCTATACCAGTATAGACGTTTTGGCTGAACTAGAAAATGAAACGCAGGTAATTATTGAAATTCAGGTGCATCATCAGAATTTTTTCATTAATCGTTTATGGGCTTACTTGTGCAGTCAGGTCAATCAAAACCTAGAAAAAATCCGTCAGCAAGAGGGCAACACTCACCAGAGCTACAAACACATCGCACCAGTATACGCTATCGCCATTGTAGATAGCAATTATTTCTCAGATGATTTGGCTTTTCATAGCTTTAGTATGCGCGAGGATTCGACGGGTGAAGTTTTAACCATCACAAACAATGGACAAGAAAACCATCTAGTCAAGATGGCGTTCTTGGAACTTAAAAAATACAGAGAAACCAGCAAAGACAAGGTTCGCAAGCCGTGGTTGGAGTTTTTCGGGAATAAACCCTTTACTCAGCAACCCGAGCGAGCCATCAGCCAAGCAGACCAACTGCTAGACTATAAGAGCTGGTCCGAGGAGGACAGGAAAATGTTTAGTCAACTACGTATGCGAGAAGAACAAGCCTTGTTGGCACAGGACTATGCCTTGGAACAAGCTGAGGAAAAGGGCTTAGAGCGTGGTCTTGAACGTGGTCGTGCAGAAGGGATTGAACAGGGACTGGAGCGTGGAAAAGTTGAAGGAAGTTTGTCTATGCTACTAAATCTAGTCCGTCAAGGTCTTCTGACACCTGAGGTTGCCAGCCAGCAGTTGGGAATGACTGTCGCTGAGTTTGAGGCACTATTGAAAGATCATCATAAATAA
- the radA gene encoding DNA repair protein RadA codes for MAKKKATFVCQNCGYNSPKYLGRCPNCGSWSSFVEEVEVAEVKNARVSLTGEKTKPMKLAEVTSINVNRTKTEMEEFNRVLGGGVVPGSLVLIGGDPGIGKSTLLLQVSTQLSQVGTVLYVSGEESAQQIKLRAERLGDIDSEFYLYAETNMQSVRAEVEHIQPDFLIIDSIQTIMSPEISGVQGSVSQVREVTAELMQLAKTNNIAIFIVGHVTKEGTLAGPRMLEHMVDTVLYFEGERHHTFRILRAVKNRFGSTNEIGIFEMQSGGLVEVLNPSQVFLEERLDGATGSSIVVTMEGTRPILAEVQALVTPTMFGNAKRTTTGLDFNRASLIMAVLEKRAGLLLQNQDAYLKSAGGVKLDEPAIDLAVAVAIASSYKDKPTNPQECFVGELGLTGEIRRVNRIEQRINEAAKLGFTKIYVPKNSLTGITPPKEIQVIGVTTIQEVLKKVFA; via the coding sequence ATCGCAAAGAAAAAAGCGACATTTGTATGTCAAAATTGTGGGTATAATTCCCCTAAATATCTGGGACGTTGTCCCAACTGTGGGTCTTGGTCTTCTTTTGTAGAAGAGGTTGAGGTTGCCGAGGTCAAAAATGCGCGTGTGTCCTTGACAGGTGAGAAAACCAAACCCATGAAACTGGCTGAAGTGACTTCCATCAATGTCAATCGAACCAAGACAGAGATGGAGGAGTTCAATCGTGTGCTTGGAGGCGGAGTGGTACCAGGAAGTCTTGTTCTTATCGGTGGGGATCCTGGGATTGGGAAATCAACCCTTCTCTTACAAGTCTCAACCCAGCTGTCTCAAGTAGGGACAGTTCTCTACGTCAGTGGGGAGGAGTCTGCCCAGCAGATTAAACTACGTGCAGAGCGTTTGGGAGATATTGATAGCGAGTTTTATCTCTATGCAGAGACCAATATGCAGAGTGTTCGCGCAGAGGTGGAGCACATCCAGCCAGATTTTCTCATCATCGACTCCATCCAAACCATTATGTCTCCTGAAATTTCAGGGGTGCAGGGGTCTGTTTCTCAAGTGCGTGAGGTGACAGCGGAGCTCATGCAGCTGGCTAAGACCAATAACATCGCCATCTTTATCGTCGGCCATGTGACCAAGGAAGGAACCTTGGCGGGTCCGCGTATGTTGGAGCATATGGTGGACACGGTGCTTTACTTTGAAGGGGAACGCCACCATACCTTCCGTATCTTGAGAGCAGTCAAAAATCGTTTTGGTTCCACTAATGAGATTGGCATCTTTGAGATGCAGTCGGGTGGCTTGGTTGAGGTTCTCAATCCGAGTCAAGTTTTCCTAGAAGAGCGTTTGGATGGAGCGACTGGCTCGTCAATCGTTGTGACCATGGAAGGGACGCGTCCGATTTTAGCAGAGGTACAGGCCTTGGTAACACCGACCATGTTTGGAAATGCCAAGCGTACGACGACAGGTCTTGACTTCAATCGCGCTAGTCTGATTATGGCTGTTTTGGAAAAACGGGCAGGTCTTCTCTTGCAAAATCAGGATGCTTATCTCAAATCTGCTGGCGGTGTCAAATTGGATGAACCTGCCATTGACTTAGCCGTCGCGGTTGCCATTGCTTCGAGTTATAAAGACAAGCCAACTAATCCTCAGGAATGTTTTGTAGGAGAATTAGGTTTGACTGGAGAAATTCGGCGTGTGAATCGTATCGAGCAGCGCATCAATGAAGCTGCTAAACTGGGATTTACAAAAATCTATGTACCTAAGAATTCCTTGACAGGAATCACTCCGCCTAAGGAAATTCAGGTCATTGGAGTAACAACGATTCAAGAAGTTTTGAAAAAGGTCTTTGCATAA
- a CDS encoding N-acetylmuramoyl-L-alanine amidase family protein, translating to MKKVLLTSAVALAAFSAVQAVSATSADSFGGYNPDGSPKVSVTGQKDNPNNRFGYGYAIGAKYIRYDRDAAHGFDRHVRVTVVDGGGRPVPNVEVDFFLKPASGEQKPEYFTAKTDQSGDAELPTTFKAGEVIQYRVAKTATDFKEAVELVGEFTVEAGTSVSGSLYTNGRIVLPYKLDDRAAQIGNQTTASQYGWANTAEGWKYFENAAAVKGWKQVDGKWYFFNAEGVMQKWWVKDGNTWYFLNGSGQMQTGWLLDGGKWYFLEASGAMKASQWFEVAGKWYHVDGSGALSVNTTVDGYNVNANGEWV from the coding sequence ATGAAAAAAGTTTTATTGACAAGCGCAGTCGCTCTTGCAGCATTTAGTGCTGTACAAGCCGTTTCAGCTACTTCAGCAGATTCATTTGGTGGTTACAACCCAGATGGAAGTCCTAAAGTTAGTGTAACTGGACAAAAAGATAATCCAAACAACCGTTTTGGTTATGGTTATGCAATTGGTGCTAAATACATCCGTTACGACCGTGATGCAGCACATGGTTTCGACCGTCATGTTCGCGTAACTGTTGTTGATGGTGGTGGACGTCCAGTTCCAAACGTAGAAGTTGACTTCTTCTTGAAACCAGCTTCAGGTGAACAAAAACCAGAATACTTTACTGCAAAAACTGACCAATCAGGTGACGCAGAACTTCCAACAACTTTCAAAGCTGGTGAAGTAATTCAATACCGTGTTGCTAAAACAGCTACTGATTTTAAAGAAGCAGTAGAACTTGTTGGTGAATTTACTGTTGAAGCTGGTACTTCTGTATCTGGTTCATTGTACACAAATGGTCGTATTGTATTGCCATACAAACTTGATGATCGTGCAGCACAAATTGGTAACCAAACTACAGCTTCTCAATACGGTTGGGCTAACACAGCTGAAGGTTGGAAATACTTCGAAAATGCTGCAGCTGTTAAAGGTTGGAAACAAGTTGACGGTAAATGGTACTTCTTTAACGCTGAAGGCGTAATGCAAAAATGGTGGGTTAAAGATGGTAACACTTGGTACTTCCTAAACGGATCAGGTCAAATGCAAACTGGTTGGTTGCTTGACGGTGGCAAATGGTACTTCCTTGAAGCATCAGGTGCTATGAAAGCTAGCCAATGGTTTGAAGTAGCTGGTAAATGGTACCATGTTGATGGTTCAGGTGCCCTTTCAGTGAACACAACTGTTGACGGTTACAACGTAAACGCAAACGGTGAATGGGTATAA